A single region of the Pan troglodytes isolate AG18354 chromosome 18, NHGRI_mPanTro3-v2.0_pri, whole genome shotgun sequence genome encodes:
- the IRX3 gene encoding iroquois-class homeodomain protein IRX-3 isoform X1, producing the protein MSFPQLGYQYIRPLYPSERPGAAGGSGGSAGARGGPGAGASELAASGSLSNVLSSVYGAPYAAAAAAAAAQGYGAFLPYAAELPIFPQLGAQYELKDSPGVQHPAAAAAFPHPHPAFYPYGQYQFGDPSRPKNATRESTSTLKAWLNEHRKNPYPTKGEKIMLAIITKMTLTQVSTWFANARRRLKKENKMTWAPRSRTDEEGNAYGSEREEEDEEEDEEDGKRELELEEEELGGEEEDTGGEGLADDDEDEEIDLENLDGAATEPELSLAGAARRDGDLGLGPISDSKNSDSEDSSEGLEDRPLPVLSLAPAPPPVAVASPSLPSPPVSLDPCAPAPAPASALQKPKIWSLAETATSPDNPRRSPPGAGGSPPGAAVAPSALQLSPAAAAAAHRLVSAPLGKFPAWTNRPFPGPPPGPRQHPLSLLGSAPPHLLGLPGAAGHPAAAAAFARPAEPEGGTDRCSALEVEKKLLKTAFQPVPRRPRPRVLTPRAHPTVKPQHTHLQLDIILHCDTFLTIGPNPSRISPP; encoded by the exons ATGTCCTTCCCCCAGCTGGGATACCAATACATCCGCCCGCTTTACCCGTCCGAGCGCCCGGGGGCCGCTGGCGGCAGCGGCGGCAGCGCGGGGGCCCGGGGCGGCCCGGGTGCCGGAGCCTCGGAGCTGGCCGCCTCGGGGTCCCTGTCCAACGTGCTCTCGTCCGTGTACGGGGCGCCCTACGCCGCGGCCGCTGCGGCCGCCGCCGCCCAAGGCTACGGCGCCTTCCTGCCCTACGCCGCGGAGCTGCCCATCTTCCCGCAGCTG GGCGCGCAGTATGAGCTGAAGGACAGCCCCGGGGTGCAGCATCCGGCCGCGGCTGCCGCGTTTCCGCACCCGCACCCCGCCTTCTACCCGTATGGCCAGTACCAGTTCGGGGACCCGTCCCGTCCCAAGAACGCCACCAGGGAGAGCACCAGCACGCTCAAGGCCTGGCTCAACGAGCACCGCAAGAACCCCTACCCCACCAAGGGCGAGAAGATCATGCTGGCCATCATCACCAAGATGACCCTCACCCAGGTGTCCACCTGGTTCGCCAACGCGCGCCGGCGCCTCAAGAAGGAGAATAAGATGACTTGGGCGCCTCGCAGCCGCACTGACGAGGAGGGAAACGCTTATGGGAGCGAGCGCGAGGAGGAAGACGaagaggaggacgaggaggacgGCAAACGCGAGCtagagctggaggaggaggagctcgggggggaggaggaggacacGGGGGGCGAGGGCCTGGCTGACGACGACGAGGACGAGGAGATCGATTTGGAGAACTTAGACGGCGCGGCCACCGAGCCTGAGCTGTCCTTGGCTGGGGCGGCGCGCAGGGATGGCGACCTAGGCCTGGGACCCATTTCGGACTCCAAAAATAGCGACTCGGAAGATAGCTCTGAGGGCTTAGAGGACCGGCCACTACCAGTCCTGAGTCTGGCTCCAGCGCCACCACCAGTGGCCGTGGCCTCGCCGTCTCTGCCGTCGCCCCCCGTGAGCCTGGACCCTTGCGCTCCCGCACCAGCCCCCGCCTCCGCCCTGCAGAAGCCCAAGATCTGGTCCCTCGCGGAGACTGCCACAAGCCCGGACAACCCGCGCCGCTCGCCTCCCGGCGCGGGGGGGTCTCCACCGGGGGCAGCGGTCGCGCCTTCCGCCCTGCAGCTCTctccggccgccgccgccgccgctcacAGACTGGTCTCAGCGCCGCTGGGCAAGTTCCCGGCTTGGACCAACCGGCCGTTTCCAGGCCCACCGCCCGGCCCCCGCCAGCACCCGCTCTCCCTGCTGGGCTCTGCCCCTCCGCACCTGCTGGGACTTCCCGGAGCCGCGGGCCACCCGGCTGCCGCCGCCGCCTTCGCTCGGCCCGCGGAGCCCGAAGGCGGAACAG ATCGCTGTAGTGCCTTGGAAGTGGAGAAAAAGTTACTCAAGACAGCTTTCCAGCCCGTGCCCAGGCG CCCCAGACCTCGGGTCCTGACGCCTCGTGCCCACCCTACAGTTaaaccccaacacacacatctacaactgGACATAATTTTACATTGCGACACCTTCCTGACGATCGGCCCCAATCCAAGTAGGATCTCCCCGCCCTAG
- the IRX3 gene encoding iroquois-class homeodomain protein IRX-3 isoform X2, protein MSFPQLGYQYIRPLYPSERPGAAGGSGGSAGARGGPGAGASELAASGSLSNVLSSVYGAPYAAAAAAAAAQGYGAFLPYAAELPIFPQLGAQYELKDSPGVQHPAAAAAFPHPHPAFYPYGQYQFGDPSRPKNATRESTSTLKAWLNEHRKNPYPTKGEKIMLAIITKMTLTQVSTWFANARRRLKKENKMTWAPRSRTDEEGNAYGSEREEEDEEEDEEDGKRELELEEEELGGEEEDTGGEGLADDDEDEEIDLENLDGAATEPELSLAGAARRDGDLGLGPISDSKNSDSEDSSEGLEDRPLPVLSLAPAPPPVAVASPSLPSPPVSLDPCAPAPAPASALQKPKIWSLAETATSPDNPRRSPPGAGGSPPGAAVAPSALQLSPAAAAAAHRLVSAPLGKFPAWTNRPFPGPPPGPRQHPLSLLGSAPPHLLGLPGAAGHPAAAAAFARPAEPEGGTDRCSALEVEKKLLKTAFQPVPRRPQNHLDAALVLSALSSS, encoded by the exons ATGTCCTTCCCCCAGCTGGGATACCAATACATCCGCCCGCTTTACCCGTCCGAGCGCCCGGGGGCCGCTGGCGGCAGCGGCGGCAGCGCGGGGGCCCGGGGCGGCCCGGGTGCCGGAGCCTCGGAGCTGGCCGCCTCGGGGTCCCTGTCCAACGTGCTCTCGTCCGTGTACGGGGCGCCCTACGCCGCGGCCGCTGCGGCCGCCGCCGCCCAAGGCTACGGCGCCTTCCTGCCCTACGCCGCGGAGCTGCCCATCTTCCCGCAGCTG GGCGCGCAGTATGAGCTGAAGGACAGCCCCGGGGTGCAGCATCCGGCCGCGGCTGCCGCGTTTCCGCACCCGCACCCCGCCTTCTACCCGTATGGCCAGTACCAGTTCGGGGACCCGTCCCGTCCCAAGAACGCCACCAGGGAGAGCACCAGCACGCTCAAGGCCTGGCTCAACGAGCACCGCAAGAACCCCTACCCCACCAAGGGCGAGAAGATCATGCTGGCCATCATCACCAAGATGACCCTCACCCAGGTGTCCACCTGGTTCGCCAACGCGCGCCGGCGCCTCAAGAAGGAGAATAAGATGACTTGGGCGCCTCGCAGCCGCACTGACGAGGAGGGAAACGCTTATGGGAGCGAGCGCGAGGAGGAAGACGaagaggaggacgaggaggacgGCAAACGCGAGCtagagctggaggaggaggagctcgggggggaggaggaggacacGGGGGGCGAGGGCCTGGCTGACGACGACGAGGACGAGGAGATCGATTTGGAGAACTTAGACGGCGCGGCCACCGAGCCTGAGCTGTCCTTGGCTGGGGCGGCGCGCAGGGATGGCGACCTAGGCCTGGGACCCATTTCGGACTCCAAAAATAGCGACTCGGAAGATAGCTCTGAGGGCTTAGAGGACCGGCCACTACCAGTCCTGAGTCTGGCTCCAGCGCCACCACCAGTGGCCGTGGCCTCGCCGTCTCTGCCGTCGCCCCCCGTGAGCCTGGACCCTTGCGCTCCCGCACCAGCCCCCGCCTCCGCCCTGCAGAAGCCCAAGATCTGGTCCCTCGCGGAGACTGCCACAAGCCCGGACAACCCGCGCCGCTCGCCTCCCGGCGCGGGGGGGTCTCCACCGGGGGCAGCGGTCGCGCCTTCCGCCCTGCAGCTCTctccggccgccgccgccgccgctcacAGACTGGTCTCAGCGCCGCTGGGCAAGTTCCCGGCTTGGACCAACCGGCCGTTTCCAGGCCCACCGCCCGGCCCCCGCCAGCACCCGCTCTCCCTGCTGGGCTCTGCCCCTCCGCACCTGCTGGGACTTCCCGGAGCCGCGGGCCACCCGGCTGCCGCCGCCGCCTTCGCTCGGCCCGCGGAGCCCGAAGGCGGAACAG ATCGCTGTAGTGCCTTGGAAGTGGAGAAAAAGTTACTCAAGACAGCTTTCCAGCCCGTGCCCAGGCG GCCCCAGAACCATCTGGACGCCGCCCTGGTCTTATCGGCTCTCTCCTCATcctag